One window of the Tetragenococcus koreensis genome contains the following:
- the pplA gene encoding extracellular electron transfer flavoprotein PplA produces the protein MKTKKFMTGFAALAFSTIVLGACSADNADEGNDEGTSQTSTKESSSEETEAVSGASMQDGTYSLKELNDNNGYHVEFSITTENGEITESNYDYVNADGESKQDDDEYNEQMEEEAGIAPEEFIPQLNEELENEQNPENVEVVSGATHSSHSFQNYAQQLVQAAQEGNTDEIEIDNGADLQDGTYTLEEKNYSNGYRTVFSIEVEDGKITESDFDNVDEDGNSKKDDEEYNEAMEDEAGVGPDEYIDTLNDELVETMDDEEAAPGDVEVVSGATHSSESFVLYAEQLVNAAEKGDTDTIEVDNYVEE, from the coding sequence ATGAAAACTAAAAAGTTTATGACAGGGTTTGCTGCGTTGGCATTTTCTACGATTGTGTTGGGTGCATGTTCTGCAGATAATGCAGATGAAGGAAATGACGAAGGAACTTCACAAACGTCTACAAAAGAGTCATCATCTGAAGAAACTGAAGCGGTATCAGGAGCTTCAATGCAAGATGGTACCTATTCATTGAAAGAATTAAATGATAACAATGGGTATCATGTCGAATTTTCGATCACAACAGAAAATGGCGAAATTACAGAGTCTAATTATGATTATGTGAACGCTGATGGAGAATCGAAACAAGATGATGATGAATATAATGAACAAATGGAAGAAGAAGCAGGCATTGCACCTGAAGAATTTATCCCACAATTAAATGAAGAACTTGAGAATGAACAAAATCCAGAAAATGTTGAAGTCGTATCTGGAGCAACTCATAGTTCGCATTCATTCCAAAATTATGCGCAACAGTTAGTACAAGCAGCGCAAGAAGGCAATACCGATGAAATCGAAATCGATAATGGCGCTGACCTACAAGATGGCACTTATACCTTAGAAGAAAAGAATTATAGCAATGGCTATCGTACAGTATTCTCAATTGAGGTAGAAGATGGAAAAATTACTGAATCTGACTTTGATAACGTAGATGAAGATGGCAATTCGAAAAAAGATGATGAAGAATATAACGAAGCCATGGAAGATGAAGCAGGTGTTGGTCCAGATGAATATATCGATACTTTGAATGATGAACTCGTTGAAACAATGGATGATGAAGAGGCTGCTCCTGGGGATGTCGAAGTCGTATCCGGTGCAACCCACAGTTCTGAATCATTTGTCCTTTACGCTGAACAATTAGTAAACGCTGCTGAAAAAGGCGATACAGACACAATCGAAGTTGATAACTATGTGGAAGAATAA